In the Malania oleifera isolate guangnan ecotype guangnan chromosome 1, ASM2987363v1, whole genome shotgun sequence genome, one interval contains:
- the LOC131157757 gene encoding glyoxylase I 4-like translates to MAIEEVGSYDQALPLLSLNHVSLLCRSVRDSLRFYEDVLGFCIIKRPSSFDFNGAWLFNYGFGIHLLENPSDDDSSTINQSRRINPKDNHISFQCTDVGLVKKRLQEMEIKYVTAVVEDKGNTVDQVFFHDPDGYMIELCNCENIPVIPISPCAFKPETRTSFKRMAYNKCGFMETLMMESLSRDMMNFSF, encoded by the exons ATGGCGATAGAGGAAGTTGGGAGCTATGATCAGGCACTGCCTCTGCTCTCATTGAATCACGTCTCTTTGTTGTGCAGATCTGTGAGGGACTCTCTGCGGTTCTATGAAGATGTCTTGGGCTTTTGCATCATCAAACGCCCCTCTTCTTTTGATTTCAATGGTGCTTG GCTGTTCAACTATGGGTTTGGGATACACTTGTTGGAGAACCCATCAGACGACGACTCCTCCACCATTAACCAATCAAGGCGCATTAATCCAAAGGATAATCACATCTCCTTCCAA TGCACTGATGTTGGGCTTGTGAAGAAGAGGCTGCAAGAAATGGAAATCAAGTATGTGACAGCGGTGGTCGAGGACAAAGGGAATACTGTGGATCAAGTGTTCTTCCATGACCCAGATGGTTATATGATCGAGCTTTGCAACTGCGAGAACATTCCGGTCATCCCCATCTCGCCCTGTGCATTCAAGCCCGAGACGAGAACAAGCTTTAAAAGGATGGCATATAACAAATGTGGGTTCATGGAGACTCTGATGATGGAGAGCTTGAGCAGGGATATGATGAACTTCTCATTTTAA